From one Lolium rigidum isolate FL_2022 chromosome 4, APGP_CSIRO_Lrig_0.1, whole genome shotgun sequence genomic stretch:
- the LOC124708536 gene encoding F-box/FBD/LRR-repeat protein At1g13570-like — protein sequence MINHTVCKRTSSNHVSGKPVYKKKARPKAKLEDLPQDVLCTIVSKLPAKEISRASVLSSNWRYISGICFYKLCFTGAAGCSRDSFERDQYCQYMQKFIDYVNVAVQNCHAKLVEEFYVKFEFDTMLLDHLNNWVNFAVSSRAKSIAIYLCPIIKRRTDVDRYVFPFHLLNSESNMSHLQCMQLSFVSFRPPSEFRGFPSLRKLDLEFVDITIKDLDVVLSNCGNLKWLSLVRCFLNCELKLDHLFSSLLHLTVVRCRTTRVELRVMKLVTFEYDGDLVPIVLRQDSKLDNAHIKFDKANFQDATTALLNGIPSMQNLTLHITWQRLETQFPLNNTGKFSHLRVLQLLMGVSLEDINKFPFSILRTAPFIEKLEIHFVGGDNSWFVKKGSGRKHLEQCEYNYLKSLYMTGYKGAIGQLEFLLYIVENAPALEVLTVDMSQRLYGHPLYKKMNLAEQQHALRAVLCKSMLSSKVKLYVL from the exons ATGATCAACCATACAGTATGCAAAAGAACATCCTCAAACCATGTCAGTGGGAAACCGGTCTATAAGAAGAAAGCAAGGCCAAAAGCTAAACTGGAAGACCTTCCACAG GATGTGCTGTGCACCATTGTATCAAAGTTGCCTGCTAAAGAGATTTCAAGAGCTAGTGTTTTATCAAGCAATTGGAGATATATCAGCGGTATTTGCTTCTACAAATTATGTTTCACTGGTGCTGCTGGGTGTTCCCGTGACAGTTTTGAAAGAGATCAGTACTGCCAGTATATGCAGAAATTCATCGATTATGTTAATGTGGCCGTACAAAATTGCCATGCCAAGTTGGTTGAAGAATTCTATGTCAAATTCGAGTTTGACACAATGCTGCTTGATCATCTAAATAATTGGGTTAATTTTGCGGTATCATCACGTGCAAAAAGCATAGCTATTTATCTGTGTCCTATTATCAAGAGACGTACGGATGTTGATCGCTACGTGTTCCCATTTCACCTTTTGAATAGTGAAAGCAACATGTCTCATCTACAGTGTATGCAGCTTAGCTTTGTATCTTTCAGACCACCATCTGAATTCAGAGGTTTCCCAAGCCTGAGAAAGCTTGATTTGGAGTTTGTGGATATCACTATAAAGGATCTTGATGTTGTATTGTCCAATTGCGGTAATCTCAAATGGCTGAGTTTGGTCAGATGCTTCCTGAATTGCGAGCTAAAGTTAGATCATCTGTTTTCCAGCCTACTACACCTAACAGTTGTCCGCTGTAGGACAACCAGGGTAGAACTCCGTGTTATGAAGCTTGTTACCTTTGAATACGATGGAGATTTGGTTCCTATTGTTCTAAGACAAGATTCAAAGTTGGATAATGCACATATAAAGTTCGACAAGGCAAATTTTCAAGATGCTACCACTGCACTTCTCAATGGCATTCCGAGCATGCAAAATCTCACTTTACATATTACTTGGCAGCGACTAGAG ACGCAATTTCCATTGAATAACACAGGCAAGTTTTCCCATCTTAGGGTCTTACAATTGTTAATGGGTGTAAGCCTTGAAGACATCAACAAGTTTCCCTTTTCCATTCTGAGGACAGCTCCGTTTATTGAGAAATTAGAGATCCAT TTTGTAGGCGGTGATAATAGTTGGTTTGTGAAGAAGGGTTCAGGCAGGAAGCACCTTGAGCAGTGTGAATATAATTATCTGAAGAGTCTGTATATGACAGGATATAAAGGGGCAATAGGTCAACTTGAATTTCTTCTGTATATTGTGGAAAATGCCCCTGCCCTGGAGGTATTAACTGTGGACATGTCTCAACGGCTTTATGGACATCCCTTGTATAAGAAGATGAATTTAGCAGAGCAACAGCATGCATTGAGAGCGGTGCTCTGCAAAAGCATGCTTTCGTCCAAAGTGAAGCTTTATGTTCTGTAG